The segment TTGCTGTTGTTATGTTGACAggagaaatattgaaatattccTTTGTCATGAAAAAGTTTAGTAATATTGGAATGTTATGATCTGTCTCTACGCGAAATACAAAACATTAACTTGGGTATTTTCTAAAGTATAATCTCAGCAGAACGTTAATTATTCAGATTGATTTGAaacacaggggggggggggtctttctGAATACTTAATCATCTAGATTGCCATAACAGACAGTGATATTGGAAAGGCTGCCAGGGACCGTTATTCTCAGCGCCCAAAAGCCGCCGTTAGCGAGGCGGCTTAATGGAATGCCGTTGTCTTTTTTCGAAATCCCACGAAGCTTATTGAGCGCGCCTCTCGTACCGGCGCACTCTGTCCACTTTACAGCGCAGACACCCGCACATTGGGCTGGACTAAACGTACTCCATTCGTTCGGCCTTTGGAACCACAAACGGGGGATAGTCTACGTTAGCCGCTGCTAGTGACGTTTGTAACGTTTCCAGTGGCCGCCGCGAGGAGGCCGAGACCATCAAGGAGCTCTGTGCTACGAGTGTGGGTAATACCGGCAGTGATagtgaaacttaaaatactgcAGATGTGAGAATTGTAAAACATTGACAAGGCTTTGTCATTAACACTAAAGGAGAACATTTTTCATAGTAGCCTTATATCTTTGTTCTTCTATTTTTGGTGATGTCATCTGTGTTCGAAGTGAAATTGAACACAGTCCCGCCTACAGGTTTGAACTCTTGCAAAACCCACTCCCCGGCTACAGGTTTGAACTCTTGCAAATCCCACACCCCGGATACAGGTTTGAACTCTTGCAAAACCCACTCCCCGGATACAGGTTTGAACTCTTGCAAAACCCACTCCCCGCCTACTAAAACAATatcgttttctttctttttgtaagtcattaatcatttttttacattcaaaaattgtcattacagtatcttcaccttcacatatccccttagtctgtttgaccgttggggcaccacacaagatctgttgatcgtctttctccattcctctcggtattttgccttggatagaacctgtttcaatggcaggcccgcccattcttttatgttgtcttcccatcgctttctctgtctgccctcttcttctttttcctggtactattCCCTGAAGAAAGATTTGTGCGAGCCCCGaagtaatatggccatagagttttaattggtgttttttttttaaattacaatagtTAGCGGTCATCTTGGGATCTAATCGCTGTAGTAaccttgtctctaatctctttgtttgtgatgcaGTATGTCTGATTGTTTacttacagatttttttttaaaacaataaggacATAAACATgtagaatttttaaaacaataaagatGGATCACGTTTATAATATTAAAaccagtttatttatttttatttgttgttttaaggATTTATCCAAAGTAGATGAGCTTGGGGTGGAATTGTGTTTTGtgctagaccagtgatgcccaaccttacttgtccggcgggccattttcatttccaaccctcgtgtcgcgggccacgaaaagatacaaaaacgaaatgaaattaacctgaaactatttgattagtaATAGAAAACCGTTGATCTAGTACCcctagtttaacaatctttcattcgcggctcaaatcaagaatgtcgccatatttgtttcataatgccgattatatgttgttgtatttttaaacagccacacttttctaatgaaacaaatatgttggcctactatcatgttccacaaataagtaaatatccgttcacttttcctggtagattgtCCATTCAGAGTCCCAactcataaacacacaaatgttacaTTTCATGGTAGGCCTACCTAGCCATTAAAGAGGGGACcataacgtaggtaaagatacatttgtcATCCTTTTTTATTTCGAGGGTTGTCTTCTAGACTTTGTGCtaacgtttcggcgggccggatggaaccacttcgcgggccggatctggcccgcgggccgtattttgggcatcactgtgctAGACCAATCAATTTATTAAGACAACAGTtccattattaaaaattaagcAATAAGTTTAGACATTTATTCTTCCAAGTTActcgatgttttttttttttagaaggcaGTACTAGGCgtccaaacaaaaaatatatttatatttgaacgAAGATTAGAACCTTGGGACCTACCAGTTTGTTGGGAGGGTCAATCTTGGGACCTACCAGTTTGTTGGGAGGGTCAACCTTGGGACCTACCAGTTTGTTGGGAGGGTCAACCTTGGGACCTACCAGTTTGTTGGGAGGGTCAACGTTGGGACCTACCAGTTTGTTGGGAGGGTCAACCATGGGACCTACCAATTTGTTGGGAGGGTCAACCTTGGGACCTACCAGTATGTTGGGAGGGTCAACGTTGGGACCTACCAGTTTGTTGGGAGGGTCAACCTTGGGACCTACCAGTTTGTTGGGAGGGTCAACGTTGGGACCTACCAGTTTGTTGGGAGGGTCAACCTTGGGACCTACCAGTATGTTGGGAGGGTCAACGTTGGGACCTACCAGTTTGTTGGGAGGGTCAACCTTGGGACAAACCAGTTTGTTGGGAGGGTCAACCTTGGGACCTACCAGTTTGTTGGGAGGGTCAACCTTGGGACAAACCAGTTTGTTGGGAGGGTCAACCTTGGGACCTACCAGTTTGTTGGGAGGGTCAACCTTGGGACCTACCAGTTTGTTGGGAGGGTCAACCTTGGGAACCTACCAGTTTGTTGGGAGggtcaagaaaaagaaatattggcTCTAATTTATCTCATAAGACAATGCACACATATtgtttctggggggggggggggacgttgGGATAGTTTTGGGTGAAGTTTTCATCGCACAAGCCACACATCTCCCATGTTCATCAATCAAAGCCCTGAAGCGATAGGCAAGTGTTGATACACTGGCAGCAATAGCTACAAATCTACACGTAGGCAGCCAAGACTATGTGGTTGCTTGCCAGTGACTGAGATAGCACTGGAACTCGGCAGCTCTTTTTAATGAATGCTCTGCTTACCTCCTAAGCATGAGGAAGGGGGCTAGAAAAGGTGCCCTAAACAGTGCCTGTACCCCATAATCCTGGCCCGCAACAGGCGGGGGGATCCCACTAATGCAGGAGAAACAAATCAAACACAAATAATTTTGAACTTTTATATTTGAACAAAAACCAACGCGAATATTAAACATTatcttttctttaattgtttagTAGCTGAAATTATATGAGTTATATTATGAGTGTTAGCAGgtaaaaacattaattatatttaaacgATGAGCAGAAAGCAAAAGGAGAACATTAAAAACATGAACTGCCACAAATCACATAAAAAGTCATAGCATTTGAAAGGATTTCTTCTCTGACAAAACACTTATTGAGTGATCATGGTAAAACTATCCTCCTTTAGTATTTGTGAAAATGGCAATACACTATTTTGAAATGGTGCAGTGATTCCATAGAGATTTCTTGCTGCCttatgaaaaaaacatttactgagaaaaacaaaaacctcagatttttaacaaataaaaaaaaattgatcactgaaagacaaaatttaatatattaataaaacaatCTTTTGTTGTGAGGTTTTTGCTGGGTGACTGAATGCTGTCAGGTTTTTGTTGAGTGCTGATTTAATGTGAAATTTTTGTTGAGTGATGGAAATATGTCAGGTTTTGGTAGAATGATAGTTTTATGTCAGGTTTTTATTGAGTGATAGATTGATGTCAGTTTTTTGTTGAGTGATGGAATGATTTCAGATTTTTTGTTGAATGATGGAAAGGTTTAGGTCTGAATACTGTCAGGTTTTTGTTGAGTGATGGAATGATGTCAGGTTTTTGTTGAGTGATGGAATGATGTCAGGTTTTTGTTGAGTGATGGAATGTGTCAGGTTTTTGTTGAGTGATGGAATGATGTAAGGCTAAGCTCCATTGCACATCACATTTTTGTTCATGGACAGTTAACATGTGGCAGTATAAGTGAAGAATGGGCACATGAGACTTTGAACTAGCTGTGTGCTGCAACTGAACTCTACAGTCTTTGTACAGCTCTTTGGAGTTGGTGGCCTAcctttaattaaatttatgtcTTCAATCTAGTTGGTTTCTAAGTAATGTGACCAAAAGAAATAAACTAATCACaagtagttataaaaaaaaaaagagctattaagtgtagttgtatcaaatagtttggataagtcatgtaattcaatttgtaatagacctagacaaacaataataaatctgcgcgattagaaacattttgacaaattgtttttgtttagtgctatttcatCCTCTTAACCGCTCTCACtgggctatgatcctatcacttgtctggaccagttgggaaaggggggggggaggaaagaaGTGGGTATGTAGGTGAATGTTACCATGATAGGgctttaaatgcattaaaaaaatagttgtatgacttgaattcgaactcgagtgtTTAAGCCTCCTTCagggggactaattcatctCATTACCACAATGTCTGCCAAGAACAAAGTTTTTATCCCTTGTTccaaaccaaacaaaattaatttctaatagttaattaactaattggttaatttatttttttcttgttttgccaGGTACAAGaactaattgtgcaaaattttagcttgatcagagaatgggtgtgggagtaaCAATGcgttcaaacttttgaccagacagacagagtgagttgatatataagTTTTGTAGAATGTGAACTATCCTGTCCACTGTGAAAGCTGCAAAAGACGTGGTAAAAATCCTCCATTTTCTAGTTTAGTCCTACAGTGAGAATTGTGTAGTGTTGCATGGGACCTCAGAGTGATTAAACAGCAGTCTTTGAATTGGATGTGCCATATTGTTTTCAAGATCAGTAGTTAAATTCTGTTCAGAAAAACCATTATatcacaaatatatttttatcaaGTACGTAGATATTATAGTGTACATAAGTTACATAAATAATCTACATATTAGTATGTAGATCAGGAGAttgtaataacattaataacatctaaaatggaaaaaaatattgaggAAAGTTACAAAAGTGTACAGAAGATGGAAAATGTTTGGACAAGTTAGATGAAGTTAACAAAGACACTTGCTAATGAAAACAGTAAAGGcgtataacaataacaaaatatttttacaattttgattcaaattagttttataaataaatataattaacaaataacaccaacaataacaatattcgtttcatttttaaaaaaaaatggaatgtgcAACAGTTTCCATGACTCAAGTCAAAGGTtgctaaagaacaaaaaaagcaaTGGCTCCACACTACTCTTCCTgtactggtttttttttataactccCAGCTTGTTTGTTGAAATTTTTAGGATGTCgttcctcattttttttttttagcttgataGTGAGCTTAATTTGTGCAGAGACAAGTTTATGAGGACAACTGATAAGGAGTTTGAAATTTTAAATCACAGGCCAGCTTCTTGATAAGTTATTATACAAAGGATTTGTGATCTACTGCCCCTTTGTAAACATTTGTTGTAGAGATTTTTATTCTTGACCTAGACATTAAAAAActgtatattttacattttaatgtatGTGTTTTCAATGATTTTTTACTATTCCATAAACAATAAAGTAATGGTACATTATATACAGTAAGGTATAAACACATGTAAAAACATCGAGTTAAATATAACAGAAACAATCAAAAAAAGGAATGCAATTTGTTTGTGTATTTAATGGATAACAGGCCATGTGTGCTCTATTtcaaggtatttaaaataatgattcTTTGGATTTTATCAAATAATGTGTTTGCATTCTTGTGATTGGAATTGTTAAAGCAAATAATTGTAGTAGTTATGCTTTTACTGACTAAAAAAAGGCCACATCCAGttggtttattttaaatttgattactGGTTTCTTTCAATGTTACATGCCTTCTGGTACTTGTATTTGGACTTGAGGctgttaaaatttttaaatacattttaaaaactcatGACATTCTTGACGATCTTGCTAGATGTACAGCTGCGTAGGGACTGGTGACGTGACTGATTCGATTTCAATTCATTatgatttgttttcttttgaaggaaaaaaaatgtaaaatggttATCTAAAATATTGGAAAAATACAaccaaatagaaataataattaaaaaaaaaaataaaaatcttcccttttgttttctttctggtTGAGGGATGTATTTGAGTATTTGCtcgttatttttattaaatccaactttaaaacaattattccCTATAGCTACTAAATAGGCTTGCATTAGTTTGGCTTTGCAAtgattatatgtatataatagtaCAGATGTTCATAAATATTAACATGAACAATTttatcaacaaaaaataaacaagttaaGCAAAACCTtaaaagagaacaaaatatttcaaataattgATGGGATACATTAAAGCTTTGACTTGCACGGGGTCTCAAATAATGATTGAaactaatatttgtttttagaacATCAAAGTTGAAAGAttactaaagtaaaaaaattaaatgataatCTCAACAAATTCTTGCCAAAGAGCTTTGAGAcattgtcaacaaaaaaaaatttaaaaaaattgagtaTCCTTTTCCAGCAGAtcatacaaaaaaaaggggTTAAGTCAATTCAAAATAACCTAGGTTCCAAAATGTTTTAACTGAGGGTTTACGAAGCAGTAGTTAAACTGATTGTATTACTGTGACACTGTATTTCTCATTTTAAGGTTTCACAGGTCATATCTTTGTGCTTATTGAGCTTAGGTTAACCTGACCTATGagatgtggtggctgagtggtaaagcaaaCCTAAGTGCaaactgagattttgaatttctggatctttaggaTGACCCTGAATCCACCCACTCTAATGGATAGTTGACCATATGGTACCATTGTAAACAGCCAAAGAAACACATGATTTTCACATCACTATAGAGCACAAGGTGTAAAATGGCTAAtttacatttacttttcccctgaACAATGTACAGTTACATTTACTTTCCCCCTGATAAATGTACAATTGCGTTTACTTTCCCCCTGAACAATGTACAGTTACATTTACTTTCCCCTGATCAATGTATCGTACAgagctttgtccgggaggttgGGTTGTCTCTGAAGGTTTCAATTGTGATAGGGCAaagaaattgtaaacatttaatatttacaacagatttttattcaattaataaatttttactATCTTGTTtttaccttgtttttaatgacttaactgtaataaaatttagctcttgtgatatgaagggagagtaactCTTGTGGGATTAtgggcacaacatggcctaaattgtgctgatgtgcaaAATActcaaaatacaaatacaaagtaTGGTTACATTTACTTTCCCCCTGAACAATGTATGattacatttacttttcccctgaACAATGTACGGTTACATTTACTTTTCCCGTGAACAATGTACGGttacatttacttttcccctgaACAATGTATGGTTACATTTACTTTTTCCCTGAAAAATGTATGATTACATTTACTGTACTGAACAATGTATGGTTACATTTACTTTTTCCCTGAACAATGTATGATTACATTTACTTTACTGAACAATGTATGGttacatttacttttcccctgaCCAATGTATGGTTACAATTACTTTTACCCTGACCAATGTATGGTTACAATTACTTCCTAATGAACAATGTACGGTCACATAACTTTTCCCTGGAACAATGTACAGTTACATTTACTTTTACCCTGATTTGCCAGCTAATCCATTCCTCACTACTAAAATACTGCGAATCCTGTAATAGAGAGTTTAgaagtgcagaaaaaaaaaaggaaaaaaaaaaaaacaacaacattgtggCAAGAAATGCAACAGCAgcttaaaaatgaaaattagttTTTACACAAATTGTTATGTAATAAGTGTGTTAGTAGAAACAAGATGAAAGCTTATATATTATGCATTGCACACATAATAACATCAAATATTCAGGATTAGATCTTTCAGACTTATTCATATAATTATTAATGGAAAAGAAAATGGTTCAAAAGGTGAGTACAAAGACAGGCATTTCTTTTCCAggacaaaaaaaattcttgtattTGAAGTAAATTATAAATTCTAGTTTAAATAGCTAATTGCCTCTACCTTAAGTATATCtagatatacatatatctatTAAGATTAACATCATTATTTCCAATGTAAGCAAaagttaataattaaaataagtgACATTTTATCTTGTAAGTAGAACATTTTATATTGCCTTTGCAAAGGCTTTGCAAatagattaatttaaaaatttcaatCAAAGAACATTATAGGCTCACTACAAAACAAGaaacacataaaaatacttttttaaaaaggcaatacctcctttatacaacttatagtgtcattatttttctcttaataatattatgtaaatgtgacataaaaagaaaaaaacaatggaatCAATGCTGCCTTACATTCAGAAATTCTTAAGTACATTAGTCCTTTCAAACCTGATAAtggttctagacctagatccaGTTCTCTAGacaaatttaaattcatttcttttttttacttgaaaaattataactgtcaagATAGAGTTTTCCCCTTTTGGCCAACAAGCTAGTAATACTTCTCTCAGCAATATGGTAggcatcaactgttaaatttctagaaaaatccttAGATCCGTTTCTGAGATCAGCGTCCATGTGTTACCCTTCACCTTCCACGAAGTTCTGACTTAAATAGAGGCATTGTAATGACTTGCTGAGTGCAATCTTACAATAATCCAGCCTTTTACAAATATACCTGCTCAACTGTATTGATTTTCTATCATACTTAGTAAAGTCTATCCCAGTCCTTAGTTTTCATATCTCATGAGGACAAATAATGTGCTGCAGACAATAGaagaatacattttttgaaTCTCAAAATGCAGGAATACGCTTTGCTTCAGACATTGTTTTACGTGGTttagccagcttttctttggacaactCTTTTTTATGGTTCCTCCACTGtgccttgaaggatgacttttcaCAGTGAGTTACGTCTTACAATATGAGCAAACCAGCTCTTGTTTTCATCTCTACAGAATATTGAGTAGGGTGAATACAGAGGAACTCTTAATGTTAAccgtaaaagtttgagaaacaaagaattaaaatgacctttttaacttatataataTTATCAATTTTGGAAATATATTGTCCATTTCTTCAAGGTTGCTTGTATAACCTGTTTGTTAACagcaattaaaaattaaataattattatctaTAGGAACAAATAATTACT is part of the Biomphalaria glabrata chromosome 2, xgBioGlab47.1, whole genome shotgun sequence genome and harbors:
- the LOC129924382 gene encoding uncharacterized protein LOC129924382, whose translation is MGDVPKVDPPNKLVGPKVDPPNKLVGPKVDPPNKLVCPKVDPPNKLVGPKVDPPNKLVCPKVDPPNKLVGPNVDPPNILVGPKVDPPNKLVGPNVDPPNKLVGPKVDPPNKLVGPNVDPPNILVGPKVDPPNKLVGPMVDPPNKLVGPNVDPPNKLVGPKVDPPNKLVGPKVDPPNKLVGPKIDPPNKLKENDIVLVGGEWVLQEFKPVSGEWVLQEFKPVSGVWDLQEFKPVAGEWVLQEFKPVGGTVFNFTSNTDDITKNRRTKI